Proteins from a genomic interval of Bacteroidia bacterium:
- a CDS encoding TolC family protein — MKFWLFVVCLLGATMPLNAQTSLTLSQCLTRGIENNLSFQQIQLIKEQSANNLEQTKLAFFPSLNANNSWMTNFGASFDPQVFSRINKTTHFSNPSLLMNITLFNGLIHHYANKQAKANLTASVQSEGKIRNDLLANIALTFLKVVISESNKEIAESRYKLIKNQLERTKLLVSSGSLAQGEELNAISQLATEESNLINVDLQIKRDKLTLAQLLNLNPLENYVLIKPAIMDMADSIPSVEKLISQVLNSWPDVLEQQARVEAALWAQKQTLAGSLPSLSLNASLNSNYSSNGGITKVDSIATVQQGRLVTYRERASLPNQFGDNFNQSINVNLSIPIFNRGQVRQSKQNATLNIHNAELQLDIVKQQVTQEVIQAWTETKSAMAALQAAQARETAANTAYDYAEKRHQSGSIDFFRYLEALNNLTNAQVSRTITQYDWMLKRKMLDLYLGKELTF; from the coding sequence ATGAAATTCTGGCTTTTTGTTGTGTGCTTGCTGGGTGCTACCATGCCTCTAAATGCGCAAACTTCGCTCACTTTATCTCAGTGTTTAACACGTGGAATTGAAAATAATTTATCTTTTCAGCAAATACAGCTAATTAAAGAGCAGTCTGCCAATAATTTAGAGCAAACAAAATTAGCTTTTTTCCCGAGCTTAAATGCAAATAATAGCTGGATGACCAATTTCGGTGCCTCTTTTGACCCACAAGTATTTTCCCGCATCAATAAAACCACCCATTTTTCAAATCCCAGCCTTTTGATGAATATAACTTTGTTTAATGGTTTAATTCATCACTACGCAAATAAGCAAGCAAAGGCAAATCTAACAGCCTCCGTTCAATCAGAAGGAAAAATCCGTAATGACTTGCTGGCTAATATTGCCCTCACTTTTTTAAAAGTTGTGATTTCTGAATCCAATAAAGAAATTGCAGAAAGCAGGTACAAACTCATTAAAAATCAATTAGAAAGAACTAAGTTGTTGGTATCAAGCGGGTCTTTAGCCCAAGGAGAAGAGCTAAACGCTATCTCACAGTTAGCTACGGAAGAATCCAATCTGATTAATGTAGATTTACAGATAAAACGAGATAAGCTGACGTTAGCACAGTTATTAAACCTAAACCCATTAGAAAACTATGTGTTGATCAAACCTGCCATTATGGATATGGCGGACTCCATACCCTCAGTAGAAAAGTTAATTAGTCAAGTATTAAACTCTTGGCCTGATGTGTTGGAGCAGCAAGCCCGCGTAGAAGCTGCTCTATGGGCGCAAAAACAAACCTTAGCCGGCAGCCTCCCCTCCTTATCCCTAAATGCAAGCCTAAACAGCAACTATTCCTCTAACGGAGGAATTACCAAAGTTGACTCTATCGCTACGGTGCAGCAAGGGAGGCTCGTTACTTATCGAGAAAGAGCAAGCCTCCCCAATCAATTTGGCGATAATTTCAATCAATCTATAAACGTCAATCTTTCAATTCCGATTTTTAATCGGGGGCAGGTTCGCCAAAGCAAACAGAACGCTACTTTAAATATTCATAATGCAGAATTACAACTTGATATTGTAAAGCAGCAAGTTACCCAAGAAGTTATTCAGGCTTGGACAGAGACTAAATCTGCAATGGCTGCTTTGCAGGCGGCACAAGCGCGGGAAACTGCCGCCAATACTGCCTATGATTATGCCGAAAAACGACACCAAAGCGGAAGCATCGACTTTTTTAGATACTTAGAAGCACTCAATAACTTAACAAACGCCCAGGTAAGCCGAACCATAACCCAATATGACTGGATGCTAAAACGAAAAATGTTAGATTTGTATTTGGGAAAAGAACTTACGTTCTAA
- a CDS encoding HesA/MoeB/ThiF family protein, with product MSFERYSRHTLLPEWDLTAQEKVRQATILVVGAGGLGCPALQYLVAAGVGTIHLFDDDSVSESNLARQILYTAKDIGKPKVTCAAQYLQQLNPESTVIPHFEKVTPKILSDFLPQISLVMDGCDNFQTRYWVNDACAIMTKPLVYGAVYQYEGQIAVFSRILPNGQQTGNLRDIFPDQPTGKIATCAEAGVLNALTGVIGTMMAAEALKIITNIGDLMENTLKIINLISGTTQNIYFKPNNVPINFPKELDSPTNNCSVLDKNTVTNILPNQILYWKKNNISFQLVDVRSLDERNQFSLGGIHCPTEKVETVITTLNPEIPTVFYCHSGQRSYFVAETFAEKGYLQTYNLSGGILRFKSEYPAENSLDLT from the coding sequence ATGTCTTTTGAACGCTATAGCCGTCATACGCTTCTGCCGGAATGGGATTTAACCGCACAGGAAAAAGTCCGGCAAGCCACCATCTTGGTCGTTGGAGCCGGAGGCTTAGGCTGCCCGGCTCTTCAATATCTCGTTGCTGCCGGCGTTGGAACTATTCATCTCTTTGATGATGACTCAGTATCAGAATCTAACCTCGCCAGACAAATTCTATACACAGCCAAAGACATCGGAAAACCCAAAGTAACCTGTGCAGCACAATACTTACAGCAGCTAAACCCGGAATCTACCGTGATTCCACATTTTGAAAAAGTTACCCCTAAGATATTGTCTGACTTTTTGCCACAGATTTCCCTTGTTATGGATGGCTGTGATAACTTCCAAACTCGCTATTGGGTAAATGATGCTTGTGCAATAATGACTAAACCTTTAGTGTATGGAGCTGTTTATCAGTATGAAGGCCAAATAGCAGTATTTAGCCGAATACTACCTAATGGACAACAAACCGGCAATTTGCGGGATATTTTTCCAGATCAACCCACCGGAAAAATAGCTACCTGCGCAGAAGCCGGCGTACTTAATGCTCTTACCGGAGTTATCGGCACAATGATGGCCGCAGAAGCCCTAAAAATAATCACCAACATTGGTGATTTAATGGAAAATACCTTGAAAATAATAAATTTAATATCTGGAACAACACAAAATATCTACTTTAAACCCAACAACGTACCTATAAATTTCCCAAAAGAGCTTGATTCTCCTACTAACAATTGCTCTGTTTTAGACAAAAATACAGTAACGAATATTTTACCCAACCAAATTCTTTATTGGAAAAAAAACAATATTTCCTTTCAGCTTGTAGATGTACGCAGTTTAGATGAACGAAACCAATTTTCATTAGGCGGGATTCACTGCCCCACCGAAAAGGTAGAAACTGTTATCACAACGCTGAACCCCGAAATTCCTACGGTCTTTTACTGCCATAGCGGCCAAAGAAGCTATTTCGTTGCCGAAACCTTTGCCGAAAAAGGGTATTTACAAACCTACAACCTCTCTGGAGGTATTCTTCGCTTCAAAAGTGAATATCCTGCTGAAAACTCCTTAGACTTAACTTAA